The Verrucomicrobiota bacterium genome includes the window GATCTGAAGGTCCGGGACAAAATACGCGTTGGCAATCCAGATGCGTTTGCGGGCCGCCTGAATGGCCATGTACATCATCAGTTTGGACATGGAGGCCTGGTCCGTGCGGGAACTGGCGATGGCCTGCACCAGCATGTCACCGGTGAGGGGAATGGACGGAAACTGCCCGTCACCATGCAACACCTCGCCGGTCGTGTGCAGCCAGTCTTCGAGGAAAATGTGCTGCATTTGCGCGACGGCCGGACCTTCAACCCGCACCGCCAAATCGCGCCACTCGTCGGGGTTGCGCGCATTGCCCATCCAACGGTCATCAAACCCGAACCCACCACAATAGCCCAGCTTCCCATCAATGGTAACGATTTTCCGATGGGTCCGGTGTTCGACGGTATGCAAGGTGTATAAACGAACCGGCTTGTACACCTGAAACTTCACCCCGGCCGTAACCAGATCGGTCTCCAAGGCATCGAGCCGCGACCCCATGTCATCCACCAACACCCGCACTTCCACCCCGGCCCGGGCGCGTTCGCACAGGATCGCAGCCAGTTCATGGCCCACCTTGCCGTCATCATAGATAAAAACCTCGATATTAATGCTGTGTTTGGCGCGCCGTAAATCCTCAAACATGCGCAGAAATACTCCGTCCCCATTTTCCAACAGTTGCGCCGTGTTCCCAGGGCGCAAGCCCGTGCGCAGGGCCTGTTGGGATCGTAAAAATTGCATATCCTCGACCCCATAAGGCGGATCGTACTGATACTGCATCCGTTTGCTCT containing:
- a CDS encoding phospholipase D-like domain-containing protein → MANDKTTSSMVWSRLAHCVSALRCGLAQGFGPWSSAVFRICFGLSRRLSLTTFKVGGSLWFTVLPLFPLLFTGCLSTSESKRMQYQYDPPYGVEDMQFLRSQQALRTGLRPGNTAQLLENGDGVFLRMFEDLRRAKHSINIEVFIYDDGKVGHELAAILCERARAGVEVRVLVDDMGSRLDALETDLVTAGVKFQVYKPVRLYTLHTVEHRTHRKIVTIDGKLGYCGGFGFDDRWMGNARNPDEWRDLAVRVEGPAVAQMQHIFLEDWLHTTGEVLHGDGQFPSIPLTGDMLVQAIASSRTDQASMSKLMMYMAIQAARKRIWIANAYFVPDLQIRLALIRAAKRGVDVRAVVPGPRIDLPHILYASRYYQGELIKGGVKVLEYEPTMLHTKAMVVDGVWSTVGSINFVARSFKKNAEANVVIYDYGFASRLEKAIAADFALSRPITLEETRKRGFFHHLRELCYSLLSENY